Proteins from one Nicotiana tabacum cultivar K326 chromosome 23, ASM71507v2, whole genome shotgun sequence genomic window:
- the LOC107762952 gene encoding protein SENSITIVE TO UV 2-like, translating to MANEGFDDEWDADLIDKLVQAEELALSIATRQHFPPPPPLPPPPPQLQPLGPQPHTAVFADVSYSPPRELSQRVPEFSKVFNQSSDVNTFSAAAGRVTIAPRGSHTAKEEEIDNLKKELDRISKQRNFLEQECIELRKEKEKKEKEHKLALSKSVNVNTDSGVNIQQDQRKSLECQNARSTNDHVSSSTKVGTISSKDVGIQTEKHDESISLSAESDLSATFCRRNKLLDVWNLSSGQRLGRLLISKLYATCEVDFRFLSGYLNVSFPLRTSLESNISLKDNLQYTHSGESAKVSHLFSILTKINDEMVRLEDLLEALVGLCRLKNVAIIHRSLHILLEVLNFTFSMERKFGKRDNIVMEGPSCWDNASDLYEYGYPGTRGLPHVHDEKIFDQDHADGPRLDTVDTYARIGFTNCGSSCLISSHFNYFPLFELMCEIIMIHEVEHVRLQAVSVMNLIVARSNAYLEREKYGTDIPFQSISKLLKKGAHVHVKKKAVHLLHMLLNCPRVMASFCSCLVEGDGGGMVDTNSKDTSTFPVVSVILESLAECITCTGSNAEELQLRRHTIILLAFLASSGKCGVEILLNYRLPKGKDLFAIILQSFVRDLDLEESDTAQQAEVFKERTLLMREVLILLNRLVSHPKYSSHVLRALTNSREKATLTVDITSRVSSKRKFLWQDVSMTRQIRESEIIDLAQVLRRRVFTFLGGSS from the exons ATGGCGAATGAGGGTTTCGACGATGAATGGGACGCAGATTTGATCGACAAGCTCGTCCAAGCCGAAGAGCTTGCCTTATCCATCGCCACTCGGCAACATTTTCCACCTCCACCTCCTCTTCCGCCGCCGCCGCCGCAACTACAACCGCTAGGTCCGCAACCGCACACGGCAGTGTTCGCCGACGTCAGCTATTCGCCTCCCCGAGAGTTGTCTCAGAGAGTTCCAGAGTTCTCCAAGGTTTTCAATCAGTCCTCCGATGTCAACACTTTCTCCGCTGCCGCTGGCCGAGTCACTATCGCTCCTCGCGGGTCCCACACtgctaaagaagaagaaatcGATAATTTGAAG AAGGAGCTCGATCGAATTTCAAAACAGCGGAATTTTCTG GAGCAAGAGTGCATTGAGTtaagaaaggaaaaagagaagaaagagaaggagCACAAGCTTGCTCTTTCGAAGAGTGTGAACGT AAATACAGATTCGGGCGTCAACATCCAACAAGACCAAAGAAAATCCTTAGAATGCCAAAATGCACGCTCTACGAATGATCATGTTAGCTCCAGCACAAAAGTCG GTACAATATCCTCTAAAGATGTTGGGATCCAGACTGAAAAGCATGATGAATCTATCAGCTTATCAGCGGAAAGCGATTTATCTGCTACTTTTtgccgtagaaacaagttgttgGATGTATGGAACTTGTCTAGTGGCCAAAGATTAGGAAGGCTTCTCATTTCGAAATTGTATGCAACATGTGAAGTTGATTTCCGTTTCCTTTCTGGATACCTGAACGTGAGTTTTCCCTTAAGGACAAGTTTGGAGTCAAATATTTCTTTGAAGGATAATCTGCAGTACACTCATTCTGGTGAGAGTGCAAAAGTGTCTCATCTTTTCTCTATATTGACCAAG ATTAATGATGAAATGGTGAGATTGGAAGATTTGTTAGAAGCATTGGTTGGTCTTTGCAGACTTAAAAAT GTTGCTATAATTCATAGGTCTTTGCATATACTGCTAGAGGTTTTGAATTTCACTTTCAGTATGGAAAGAAAATTTGGTAAAAG GGACAACATTGTGATGGAGGGACCTTCTTGTTGGGATAATGCGTCAGATCTGTACGAATATGGATATCCTGGAACTAGAGGACTGCCCCATGTCCATGATGAGAAAATATTTGATCAAGATCATGCTGATGGCCCGAGATTGGATACTGTTGATACTTATGCCAGGATAGGATTCACCAATTGTGGATCTAGCTGTTTGATATCTTCTCATTTCAACTATTTTCCTCTTTTTGAATTAATGTGCGAAATTATCATGATTCATGAGGTAGAACATGTAAGACTCCAGGCAGTTTCAGTCATGAATCTCATTGTTGCAAGAAGTAATGCGTACTTGGAGAGGGAAAA GTATGGGACAGATATACCGTTCCAAAGTATTTCAAAACTATTGAAGAAGGGAGCTCACGTGCATGTAAAGAAGAAAGCTGTGCATCTTCTTCATATGCTACTAAATT GCCCAAGAGTAATGGCCTCATTCTGCAGCTGTCTCGTGGAGGGAGATGGGGGTGGCATGGTTGATACCAATTCCAAGGATACTTCAACCTTTCCCGTAGTCAGTGTGATCTTGGAGAGTTTGGCAGAATGTATCACCTGCACTGGAAGTAATGCTGAG GAACTACAGCTTCGGAGGCACACTATAATTTTGCTAGCTTTCTTAGCATCATCAGGAAAATGTGGTGTTGAGATTCTGTTAAATTATAGGCTTCCAAAAGGAAAGgatttatttgcaattattttgcAAAGCTTCGTTCGCGATTTGGATCTAGAAGAATCGGATACTGCTCAGCAGGCTGAAGTATTCAAAGAGAG GACCTTGCTGATGCGAGAGGTACTCATACTCTTGAATAGACTAGTCTCACATCCCAAGTACTCCAGTCATGTTCTGCGGGCATTAACAAACAGTCGAGAGAAAGCAACTTTGACTGTTGATATAACAAGCAGAGTATCCAGTAAGCGCAAGTTCTTGTGGCAGGATGTTAGCATGACTCGGCAGATTAGGGAATCCGAAATCATAGATTTAGCTCAGGTGTTGAGAAGAAGAGTTTTCACGTTTCTTGGTGGCAGCAGCTAA